The proteins below are encoded in one region of Apium graveolens cultivar Ventura chromosome 4, ASM990537v1, whole genome shotgun sequence:
- the LOC141716995 gene encoding uncharacterized protein LOC141716995, with the protein MGAQSLASSNAYFQGAVRQAESWKRASDKADNALRRQQKKYATLEKKLKRKEEELGESNAELVVLRAEKDKAIDNYLDSEEFAQSMRIRDDSVFPGFFRTGWDTALGTVNEACPDINPADYICPDDEALLQRFRTRVVVSDHVPQDPLLPPPESSSRPAEDDSSSSSSETTETSSESGEDDDMDAEGTSAP; encoded by the exons atgggagctcagtctctggcttcg tctaacgcctattttcaaggcgctgtgaggcaagccgaatcatggaagcgggcttctgataaggccgataatgccctcaggaggcaacagaagaagtacgctaccctggagaagaagctcaagcgcaaggaggaagaactcggagagtctaacgccgagctggtggtacttcgggcggagaaggataaagctatagacaactatctggactcggaggagtttgcccaatccatgaggattagggatgattcagtctttcctgggttttttaggactggttgggacacggcccttgggaccgtgaacgaggcttgtcctgatattaacccggcggactatatctgccctgatgacgaggctttgctacagaggtttcgtacccgagtagttgtctcggaccatgttcctcaggatccactccttcctcctcccgagtcttcttccagacctgctgaggacgacagctcttcctcctcctccgagacgacagagacatccagcgagagtggagaggacgatgatatggatgccgagggtacttcagctccttag